The Pirellulales bacterium genome contains a region encoding:
- a CDS encoding cyclopropane-fatty-acyl-phospholipid synthase family protein yields the protein MSFTVELAERGWLPDAVLRWGMRRLLAQRLRDSVPKNGGGRAAQNRQLAAELCAGPIAVQTAAANEQHYEVPARFFELILGPRLKYSGCLYPPGVSDLAAAEEEMLRLTCARGEIADGQRILELGCGWGSLSLWLAEHYPHAAITGVSNSHGQRAFIMARAQARGLKNLSIITADINDFVPTGQFDRVVSVEMFEHLRNHELLLKRIAEWLQPEGLLFVHHFCHRDAAYLFEETGPAASGQNWMTRHFFRGGIMPSADWLSHFDRHLKLRRQWLVDGKHYCRTLLAWLKNLDERRAEIVPLLAATYGPGAAPRVLQRWRMFILACAELFGYADGTEWQVGHYVLEKV from the coding sequence ATGTCATTCACCGTGGAACTGGCCGAGCGGGGCTGGCTGCCGGATGCCGTGCTGCGCTGGGGGATGAGGCGATTGTTAGCGCAGCGTTTGCGCGACTCTGTCCCTAAAAATGGGGGGGGCCGCGCGGCGCAAAACCGGCAATTGGCCGCGGAGCTGTGCGCCGGACCGATCGCCGTCCAAACCGCCGCCGCCAATGAGCAGCACTACGAGGTTCCCGCCCGTTTTTTTGAATTGATTCTAGGCCCCCGGCTGAAATACAGTGGTTGCCTGTATCCCCCCGGCGTGTCGGACTTGGCCGCGGCGGAGGAAGAGATGCTGCGGCTAACCTGTGCGCGGGGGGAAATCGCCGATGGTCAGCGGATTTTGGAATTGGGCTGCGGCTGGGGGTCGTTGTCTCTCTGGCTGGCGGAGCATTATCCCCATGCCGCGATCACCGGAGTTTCCAATTCCCACGGCCAACGCGCGTTCATCATGGCGCGGGCCCAAGCGCGGGGACTAAAAAATCTATCGATCATCACGGCGGATATAAATGACTTTGTGCCGACGGGCCAGTTTGACCGGGTGGTCAGTGTGGAGATGTTTGAGCATTTACGGAATCATGAATTGCTTTTAAAACGAATCGCCGAGTGGTTGCAACCGGAGGGGCTGTTGTTTGTGCATCACTTTTGCCATCGGGACGCGGCGTATTTGTTTGAAGAAACCGGTCCCGCGGCTAGTGGCCAAAACTGGATGACGCGGCATTTTTTTCGCGGGGGAATCATGCCCAGCGCGGATTGGCTAAGCCACTTTGATCGCCATCTCAAGTTGCGCCGGCAATGGTTGGTGGATGGTAAGCATTATTGCCGGACGCTCTTGGCATGGCTAAAAAACCTGGATGAGCGGCGGGCCGAGATTGTCCCCTTGTTGGCGGCAACGTATGGTCCGGGGGCCGCCCCGCGCGTGCTGCAACGCTGGCGGATGTTTATCCTGGCCTGTGCCGAGTTATTCGGCTATGCCGATGGCACCGAGTGGCAGGTGGGACATTATGTGTTGGAGAAAGTGTGA
- a CDS encoding putative quinol monooxygenase: protein MRSWLLALGLLGCGCWLVTNGLTAKEDQPAPGLPEQLAKLGLADKTFTLIVEVKVKPESIKKMEALMVKAATNTHKEPGCEMYDIHRDPANPGTYYFLERFQGVKGLQAHLDTDYTKELLAAFGSEAASPPQIKIIEQFSPAKK from the coding sequence ATGCGGTCATGGTTGCTGGCGCTGGGGTTATTGGGCTGTGGATGTTGGCTGGTCACGAATGGTTTAACCGCCAAAGAGGATCAACCGGCTCCCGGATTGCCGGAACAATTGGCCAAGCTGGGCCTAGCGGACAAAACATTTACCCTGATCGTGGAAGTCAAGGTCAAGCCGGAGAGCATCAAAAAAATGGAAGCCCTGATGGTCAAGGCGGCGACAAACACCCACAAAGAACCAGGCTGCGAGATGTACGACATTCACCGCGATCCGGCCAATCCCGGGACGTACTACTTTTTAGAGCGTTTTCAGGGGGTCAAGGGATTGCAGGCCCACCTGGATACGGACTACACCAAGGAATTGTTGGCGGCGTTCGGCAGTGAAGCCGCCAGCCCGCCGCAGATCAAGATTATCGAGCAATTTAGTCCCGCTAAAAAGTAA
- a CDS encoding PQQ-binding-like beta-propeller repeat protein — translation MLTRVQNLNTDSSDLAAMFSRSRAGSFSGRLLLLLVTFLLLTGAWGAPVLAEDWPQWQGPRRDSVWQETGLLTKFPASGPKVLWKAPLNVGYAGPAVSQGRVVVLDFANEEPDIVGLGFQQKKIPGQERVVCLDAKTGDKLWHHAYETTYNIQYPSGPRCTPTIHDGLVYALGAMGDLTCLRLADGQVVWSKNFVKDFGSEVPVWGYAGHPLVHGDLLIVSPGGEGNSTVAFDRKTGAVRWKALTAKDPGYSPPTVIKHNGQEQLLIWNTDGLFSLNPLTGAEYWSLPIKVDYNMPVMTPRLAGDNLFVSGVEATSAWIALGKAESGGGKSPTAEIAWRGTPKNSLATVNSAPFVQGDYVYGSHVSGPFRCVKLADGAVQWEAFEPTVGKDLGGQKSRSGTAFVVKNGERFLIFSETGDLIIAQLLPEKYTEISRAKIIEPTGTAWGRALVWSHPAFANKCVFARNDKEIVCVSLAE, via the coding sequence ATGTTGACCCGCGTGCAAAATCTCAATACCGATTCTTCGGACTTGGCTGCCATGTTTTCCCGCAGCCGTGCAGGTTCGTTTTCGGGGAGATTGTTATTGCTGCTCGTGACGTTTTTATTGCTAACCGGGGCTTGGGGGGCGCCCGTCCTGGCCGAGGATTGGCCCCAGTGGCAAGGCCCCCGTCGGGACAGCGTTTGGCAAGAAACCGGTTTGCTAACTAAATTTCCCGCCAGCGGGCCTAAGGTGCTCTGGAAGGCCCCGCTCAACGTGGGTTATGCCGGACCGGCGGTGTCGCAGGGAAGGGTGGTGGTGTTGGATTTTGCCAACGAAGAACCGGATATCGTCGGCCTGGGTTTTCAACAAAAGAAAATTCCCGGCCAGGAACGCGTGGTCTGCCTGGACGCCAAGACAGGGGACAAACTGTGGCATCACGCGTACGAAACAACCTATAACATTCAATATCCCAGCGGCCCCCGTTGCACCCCAACCATCCATGACGGTTTGGTCTACGCCCTGGGGGCGATGGGTGATTTAACCTGCCTGCGGTTGGCCGACGGGCAAGTCGTTTGGTCCAAAAACTTTGTCAAGGATTTTGGTTCCGAGGTTCCTGTTTGGGGTTATGCGGGTCACCCGTTGGTCCATGGCGATTTGTTGATTGTCAGCCCCGGGGGCGAAGGGAACAGTACCGTGGCCTTTGACCGCAAGACCGGCGCGGTGCGCTGGAAAGCGCTTACCGCCAAGGATCCGGGGTATTCTCCCCCGACCGTGATCAAGCATAACGGCCAAGAGCAACTGCTGATCTGGAATACCGATGGCCTATTTTCACTTAATCCCCTCACCGGCGCGGAATATTGGTCGCTGCCGATCAAGGTTGATTACAACATGCCCGTTATGACGCCGCGACTCGCGGGGGATAACCTGTTTGTGAGCGGCGTGGAAGCCACCAGCGCGTGGATCGCCCTAGGCAAAGCCGAATCAGGCGGTGGAAAAAGCCCCACGGCCGAAATTGCCTGGCGGGGCACGCCCAAGAACTCGCTGGCGACGGTGAATAGCGCCCCCTTTGTACAGGGGGACTATGTGTACGGCAGCCATGTCAGCGGGCCGTTCCGTTGTGTCAAACTTGCGGATGGTGCGGTGCAATGGGAGGCATTTGAACCGACCGTGGGTAAGGACCTGGGGGGACAAAAAAGCCGCAGCGGCACGGCGTTTGTGGTCAAAAACGGCGAGCGATTTTTAATTTTTAGCGAGACGGGAGATTTGATCATCGCGCAACTCTTGCCGGAAAAATATACCGAAATCAGCCGAGCCAAGATCATCGAACCAACCGGCACCGCCTGGGGCCGGGCCTTGGTTTGGAGCCATCCGGCCTTTGCCAACAAATGCGTCTTTGCCCGCAACGATAAAGAAATCGTGTGTGTGTCGCTAGCGGAATAG
- a CDS encoding UDP-2,3-diacylglucosamine diphosphatase translates to MRHFDTVVISDLHLGARNSRTTDILHFLGSIHAEQWIVNGDLFEDPRLRGLRCADVAVLDALRGIAAHSQLILLKGNHDPEPHWYGGLLGLPVREEITIQVGSRRYLVCHGDRWDGAMQLPGWLIGIADAIYLGSQRIDPSHRLAKVLKRKCKTFVRAVKNLRERAAAVARERGFDGIILGHTHMPEDVHLEGVHYLNSGCWTERPTGYIGVRQGRAACYSWTGQPEGRIESRDYVPAIESATRKELDPTGWALAGV, encoded by the coding sequence ATGCGACATTTTGACACGGTCGTGATCAGCGACCTGCATTTGGGTGCCAGAAATTCACGGACGACTGACATCCTCCATTTTTTAGGTAGCATCCACGCCGAGCAGTGGATCGTGAACGGCGATTTATTTGAAGACCCGCGGCTGCGTGGTCTGCGCTGCGCCGATGTGGCGGTGTTGGACGCCTTGCGGGGAATCGCGGCGCACTCGCAATTGATTTTGCTCAAGGGAAACCACGACCCCGAGCCCCACTGGTATGGCGGACTATTGGGCCTGCCAGTTCGGGAGGAAATAACAATTCAAGTTGGATCGCGGCGGTATCTGGTTTGTCATGGTGATCGCTGGGACGGGGCGATGCAACTACCCGGCTGGTTGATTGGCATTGCGGACGCCATTTATTTGGGATCGCAGCGGATTGATCCCTCGCATCGATTGGCCAAGGTGCTGAAGCGCAAATGCAAGACATTCGTCCGCGCTGTCAAGAATTTGCGCGAGCGGGCCGCCGCTGTTGCCCGCGAGCGCGGATTTGACGGGATCATCCTGGGCCATACGCACATGCCGGAGGATGTGCACCTGGAGGGCGTGCATTATTTGAATAGCGGTTGCTGGACCGAGCGGCCGACGGGATACATAGGCGTGCGTCAAGGTCGGGCGGCATGTTACTCTTGGACGGGACAGCCCGAGGGGCGGATCGAATCACGGGACTACGTGCCAGCGATCGAGAGCGCGACGCGGAAAGAGTTAGACCCGACCGGTTGGGCTTTGGCGGGCGTGTAA
- a CDS encoding MMPL family transporter has product MRASSWIWIIVWVGLAIMLRLAAPPWDEVVHDDNLSYLPQEMTSPRAQALLARAFPEQNARSQLVLVVAREGDPLDPSSSSATLTASDFEFAAQVAEAWQENAAELRLSHVWTHHTEVVGNQLKAADEEGNLRAILVMAQVRQDFMEVDNLRLVELARQFVAQAGQDVAQQSDFMPGVAWGLTGSTVLGADLLSAARESLQATEWITIALVLGFLLLVYRAPLLALVPLAAIGVAWWCGIHLLTWSTQWHNLWSHLGLRWELFTTVRIFITVLVFGSGTDYCLFLIARYKEELHYGVASSPPGLRHAAALDSAVAGVHSALLGSALTTVVGVGILAFADFGKFQIAGVAIAGCLLITYLVSITLAPALLLICGNGLFWNAGWGSAPPSERNKFLQGNHLIAPPALSLAGLTASDRFWRSFSDRVLAYPGLGWLGTLALFALPVWWGWQVPVRYDQMRDLGSERPGVQGFELLSRHFPAGMTGPVTLIVESSKKSLAGEEGKEWIRELSHKLRNLPSVAVVRSLTQPLGATPRVADLLRPGRASLLLAEKTQAARDYYLSATGPLAGQATRFELQLIEDPFSPGAVAALQEIEAVLAEIQSSPAAWPELTYHLGGITAATRDLAAVTNSDQNRIMILAWLGVLGVTLVLLRQPLLCFYLMVTVLVSYFATLGITAQVFTWWWGAGTSGIDWKVPLFLYVILIAVGQDYNIYLVTRVLEEQERHPPALALRRGLARTGGIITSCGLIMAASFVAMIAGELRSIVELGFALTLGVLLDTLVVRTILVPSGWELYLRARANAPPVAVESLDFSPVDPVPVK; this is encoded by the coding sequence ATGCGTGCGTCGTCATGGATTTGGATAATCGTCTGGGTGGGGCTGGCGATCATGCTGCGCCTGGCGGCTCCTCCCTGGGACGAGGTCGTCCATGATGACAACCTGAGCTATCTTCCCCAAGAAATGACCAGCCCCCGGGCCCAGGCCCTGCTGGCGCGGGCTTTTCCCGAACAAAATGCCCGCAGTCAGTTGGTATTGGTCGTGGCGCGCGAGGGGGACCCGCTTGACCCGTCATCCTCGAGCGCGACGCTAACCGCCAGCGACTTTGAATTTGCCGCCCAGGTGGCGGAGGCCTGGCAAGAGAACGCCGCGGAACTGCGGCTTTCGCATGTATGGACGCACCACACCGAAGTGGTGGGGAATCAACTAAAGGCGGCGGACGAAGAGGGAAATTTGCGGGCGATCCTGGTCATGGCCCAAGTGCGGCAGGATTTTATGGAGGTGGATAATCTGCGTTTGGTGGAGTTGGCTCGACAATTCGTGGCGCAGGCGGGCCAGGATGTCGCGCAGCAGTCGGATTTTATGCCGGGAGTGGCCTGGGGGTTGACGGGATCGACCGTGTTGGGGGCGGATCTGCTGTCCGCCGCCCGTGAAAGCTTGCAAGCGACCGAGTGGATCACCATCGCATTGGTGTTGGGATTTTTGCTATTGGTGTATCGCGCCCCGTTGTTGGCGTTGGTGCCGCTGGCGGCCATTGGCGTTGCCTGGTGGTGCGGGATCCATTTATTAACCTGGAGTACGCAATGGCACAACCTGTGGAGTCATCTTGGCTTGCGCTGGGAGCTGTTTACCACGGTCCGCATCTTCATCACGGTGCTGGTGTTTGGTTCGGGAACGGATTACTGCCTATTTTTGATCGCCCGCTATAAAGAAGAACTCCATTATGGCGTTGCATCTAGCCCTCCTGGCCTGCGGCATGCCGCCGCGCTGGACTCCGCCGTGGCGGGGGTGCATTCGGCACTATTGGGGAGCGCGTTAACGACGGTTGTCGGGGTGGGGATTTTGGCGTTTGCCGATTTTGGCAAATTTCAAATCGCCGGGGTGGCCATCGCCGGTTGCTTATTAATTACCTATTTAGTCTCGATCACGCTAGCCCCGGCACTGCTGCTGATCTGTGGAAATGGACTGTTTTGGAATGCGGGCTGGGGTTCCGCCCCCCCGAGCGAGCGGAACAAATTTTTACAGGGGAACCACCTCATCGCCCCGCCCGCGTTATCCCTGGCGGGGTTGACGGCGTCGGATCGCTTTTGGCGCAGTTTCAGCGACCGCGTTTTGGCCTATCCGGGGCTGGGCTGGTTGGGAACGCTGGCATTATTTGCCTTGCCGGTCTGGTGGGGTTGGCAGGTGCCCGTGCGTTACGATCAAATGCGCGATCTCGGTTCAGAGCGACCCGGAGTACAAGGATTTGAACTACTGAGCCGTCACTTTCCGGCGGGCATGACCGGACCGGTCACCTTGATCGTGGAAAGTTCCAAAAAAAGCCTGGCTGGCGAGGAGGGCAAAGAATGGATCCGCGAACTTAGCCACAAGCTGCGCAACCTGCCTAGTGTCGCGGTGGTGCGCAGTTTAACTCAACCCCTAGGGGCTACACCCCGCGTGGCGGATCTTTTGCGGCCGGGACGCGCCAGTTTGTTACTAGCGGAAAAAACGCAAGCCGCGCGGGATTACTACCTCAGTGCCACGGGGCCCTTGGCGGGCCAGGCCACCCGCTTTGAACTGCAATTAATCGAAGACCCATTCTCTCCCGGAGCAGTCGCGGCTTTGCAAGAAATAGAAGCCGTCTTGGCGGAAATACAAAGTTCCCCCGCCGCGTGGCCAGAATTGACTTATCATCTGGGGGGGATTACCGCCGCCACCCGCGACTTGGCCGCGGTAACCAACAGCGATCAAAATCGGATTATGATCCTGGCGTGGTTGGGCGTGCTGGGCGTAACGCTTGTCTTGCTGCGCCAACCGCTGTTATGCTTTTATCTGATGGTGACGGTGCTGGTCAGTTACTTTGCCACCCTGGGCATCACGGCGCAGGTATTTACCTGGTGGTGGGGGGCGGGCACCAGCGGCATCGACTGGAAAGTGCCGCTGTTTTTATATGTGATTCTGATCGCGGTGGGTCAGGACTATAATATTTATTTGGTTACCCGTGTACTGGAAGAGCAAGAACGCCACCCCCCCGCGCTAGCCCTGCGCCGGGGATTGGCCCGCACGGGGGGAATCATCACCAGTTGCGGGCTGATCATGGCTGCGTCGTTTGTCGCGATGATTGCCGGGGAACTGCGCTCGATCGTCGAATTGGGCTTTGCGCTGACCTTAGGCGTGTTATTGGATACGCTGGTTGTGCGGACGATTCTGGTCCCCAGCGGTTGGGAATTGTATTTGCGAGCGAGGGCAAACGCGCCCCCCGTCGCGGTGGAATCGCTGGACTTTTCACCTGTCGATCCCGTTCCCGTCAAATAA
- the xerD gene encoding site-specific tyrosine recombinase XerD, giving the protein MAKSQIPKATPALPNAVPSSTRPGVPPRPAAPISAGTRYVAAFVDYSRTECHLAENTVAAYRRDLSKFAQWLGNRPIPRLTIQELSDYVGWLGKKSLAPASIARHLVSLKLFFRYLQLEGVLRENLAELLGSQKLWERVPKVLSTGQIDALLTAPLPRDKCWQRDRALLELLYATGCRASEVSNLRVGDLQLKEGYCRCRGKGDKERIVPLGRRAIEAIQAYLTQERPALWEKSAARQIGGPNWLLLTRRGLRFRRERIWELVKQYALRANVPAAISPHTLRHSFATHLLAGGADLRLVQEMLGHASIATTQIYTHVDPARLKKVHQQFHPRG; this is encoded by the coding sequence ATGGCAAAATCTCAAATCCCCAAAGCAACGCCAGCGCTTCCAAATGCCGTCCCTTCCTCCACGCGGCCCGGGGTACCACCCCGCCCGGCAGCCCCCATCAGCGCGGGAACACGGTACGTGGCCGCTTTTGTGGATTATTCCCGCACCGAGTGCCACCTGGCCGAAAACACCGTCGCTGCCTATCGGCGTGATCTGAGTAAATTTGCGCAGTGGCTGGGGAACCGCCCTATTCCGCGTTTGACGATCCAAGAGCTATCCGATTATGTCGGTTGGCTGGGAAAAAAATCGCTCGCTCCCGCCAGCATCGCGCGGCATCTGGTCTCGCTTAAGCTCTTTTTTCGGTATTTGCAGTTGGAAGGGGTCTTGCGGGAGAACCTGGCCGAACTTTTGGGCAGTCAAAAGTTGTGGGAGCGCGTGCCAAAGGTATTATCGACGGGGCAGATTGACGCGCTGCTGACTGCTCCCCTGCCCCGCGACAAGTGCTGGCAGCGGGACCGCGCGCTGCTCGAATTGTTGTACGCCACCGGCTGCCGCGCCAGCGAGGTTTCCAACCTGCGCGTGGGAGATCTGCAACTCAAGGAGGGATATTGCCGCTGCCGGGGAAAAGGGGACAAGGAGCGAATCGTCCCGCTAGGCCGCCGCGCGATCGAGGCGATTCAGGCGTATCTAACGCAGGAGCGGCCGGCCCTGTGGGAAAAAAGCGCGGCTAGGCAGATTGGCGGGCCCAATTGGCTGCTGCTGACTCGGCGGGGATTGCGCTTTCGCCGCGAGCGAATTTGGGAGTTGGTCAAACAATATGCCTTGCGGGCGAATGTGCCCGCCGCCATCAGCCCCCACACGTTGCGGCACAGCTTTGCCACGCATTTGTTGGCGGGAGGGGCCGACCTGCGACTGGTTCAAGAAATGCTAGGCCACGCCAGCATCGCCACCACGCAAATTTACACGCACGTCGATCCCGCGCGCCTCAAAAAAGTGCACCAGCAGTTTCATCCCCGTGGGTGA
- a CDS encoding methyltransferase domain-containing protein yields the protein MSLTQDLKTLYHLSLSPIRGQTHAERLKSFYGKQAEGYDDFRRRLLPGRETLYRALPAPAGGRWLEMGGGTGANLEFLGERIRDLGHVDIVDLCGPLLEIAQRRIADRGWTNVHTTEYDATTFQAEPYDVITFSYSLTMIPDWFAALERATALLKPGGMLGVVDFYVSRKHPDQGRARHGWLTRSFWPFWFNRDNVFPNPDHLPYLQRHFTLELLEEGRAKVPYVPFARVPYYVFVGRKG from the coding sequence ATGTCACTCACGCAAGATTTAAAAACGCTCTATCATTTATCGCTCTCCCCGATTCGGGGACAGACCCACGCCGAACGGCTGAAAAGCTTTTACGGCAAACAGGCGGAAGGTTACGACGACTTCCGCCGCCGACTGCTCCCCGGTCGCGAAACCCTCTACCGCGCCCTCCCCGCCCCCGCTGGGGGACGCTGGCTGGAAATGGGTGGCGGCACCGGGGCCAATCTCGAATTCCTGGGCGAGCGGATTCGTGACCTGGGCCATGTCGATATTGTCGACCTGTGTGGGCCGCTGCTGGAGATCGCCCAGCGGCGGATCGCCGACCGGGGTTGGACCAACGTCCACACCACCGAATATGACGCAACCACTTTCCAGGCCGAACCTTATGACGTGATCACGTTTTCCTACTCGTTGACGATGATTCCCGACTGGTTCGCCGCGCTCGAGCGGGCCACCGCGCTGCTCAAACCCGGCGGCATGCTGGGCGTGGTCGACTTTTACGTCTCGCGCAAGCATCCCGACCAGGGGCGTGCCCGGCATGGCTGGCTGACCCGCAGCTTTTGGCCGTTTTGGTTCAACCGGGATAATGTGTTTCCCAACCCGGACCATCTGCCCTATTTGCAGCGGCATTTCACGCTGGAACTGCTAGAGGAAGGCCGCGCCAAGGTTCCGTATGTCCCCTTCGCCCGCGTGCCGTATTATGTGTTTGTGGGACGGAAGGGGTGA
- a CDS encoding sugar phosphate nucleotidyltransferase, with protein MLHAVIMAGGSGTRFWPASRNLRPKQLLKLAGDRTLLAATIDRLGKIIPSERVWIATGHALADTIRQELPGWASPPRSGQMLVEPCKRDTAACIGLAAITLLRRDPEAIMAVMPSDHVIHSDELFQQAIMAAAEIVRQRPERFVTFGIKPTYPAECFGYIERGAIVPNSDLPAAAPGGLAANLVVSRVAHFREKPAASVAREYLESGKFLWNSGIFVWSAATILAALHRYQPELARQLMTIQAALGRPDFATVLEREFSAMRGISIDYAVMEHARDVLVIEAPFQWDDVGSWQAIARLEGADAAGNTIRAKHLGINTTGTIVRSDDEHLIVTLGLQDCVVVRTADATLVARKQDEEGIRQVVKELEERGWREYL; from the coding sequence ATGCTGCATGCCGTGATCATGGCCGGAGGGTCGGGAACCCGCTTTTGGCCCGCCAGCCGCAACCTGCGGCCCAAGCAACTGCTAAAACTGGCCGGGGACCGGACCCTGTTAGCCGCCACGATTGATCGCTTGGGCAAAATCATACCGTCCGAACGGGTCTGGATTGCCACGGGGCACGCCCTGGCGGATACGATCCGCCAGGAATTGCCCGGCTGGGCCTCCCCGCCGCGGTCCGGACAAATGTTGGTCGAACCGTGCAAAAGGGACACGGCGGCGTGCATTGGCCTGGCGGCGATAACGCTCTTGCGCCGCGATCCGGAAGCGATCATGGCCGTCATGCCCTCCGACCATGTGATTCACAGTGATGAACTGTTTCAACAGGCGATCATGGCCGCGGCGGAAATCGTCCGCCAACGCCCTGAACGGTTTGTAACCTTTGGCATCAAGCCGACGTACCCCGCGGAGTGCTTTGGCTATATCGAACGGGGGGCCATCGTCCCCAACAGCGATCTGCCCGCCGCCGCGCCCGGCGGCCTTGCCGCCAATCTGGTCGTGAGCCGCGTCGCCCACTTTCGCGAAAAGCCCGCCGCCAGCGTGGCGCGGGAGTACCTGGAATCGGGCAAATTTTTGTGGAACTCCGGGATTTTTGTCTGGAGCGCGGCGACCATTTTGGCCGCGCTGCACCGCTATCAACCAGAACTGGCGCGGCAACTGATGACCATCCAGGCGGCCCTGGGCCGGCCGGACTTTGCCACCGTGCTGGAGCGGGAATTTAGCGCGATGCGGGGAATTTCCATCGATTACGCCGTCATGGAACACGCCCGCGATGTGCTGGTGATCGAGGCTCCTTTTCAATGGGACGACGTGGGGAGTTGGCAGGCCATCGCCCGACTGGAAGGGGCCGATGCCGCCGGCAATACCATTCGTGCCAAACACCTGGGCATCAACACCACCGGCACGATTGTCCGCAGCGACGATGAACATTTGATCGTGACGCTGGGCCTGCAAGATTGCGTGGTGGTCCGCACGGCGGACGCGACGCTGGTCGCCCGCAAACAAGACGAGGAAGGCATCCGCCAAGTGGTTAAGGAGCTTGAGGAGCGCGGCTGGCGGGAATATTTGTAG
- a CDS encoding BtaA family protein, giving the protein MRLWESFQQRCFHWVHGSNLVYNACWEDPRLDRVALQLGPADTVAVITSAGCNALDYVLQSPRAVYTIDMNPRQNALLELKLAGIRALDYETFFRMFGQGKVANPRQVYEQQLRRHLSPVSQKYWDRFHYFFSGRGFRPSFYFHGTAGAFARGMNFYIDRLVRLRGPVQDLLAAGSVAEQRDIYERQIKPVFWSKPLRWALGRNSTLSMLGVPPPQVKQVEKHFGGIAGFMQSCVEAVFAELPIADNYFWRVYLTGSYTPDCCPEYLKPENFAKLQGGLVDRVRPYTGTVEEFLLQHPEPLTRLILLDHMDWLSTHRTDLLRSEWQAIVERAAPGARILWRSGGLETPFVDEQIVQVHGRNVKVGELLTYNKPLAEELHRQDRVHTYGCFNIAELAV; this is encoded by the coding sequence ATGCGATTGTGGGAAAGCTTTCAACAGCGTTGTTTTCATTGGGTCCATGGTAGTAATCTGGTTTACAACGCCTGCTGGGAAGATCCCCGGCTCGATCGCGTGGCCCTCCAGTTGGGTCCCGCCGACACCGTGGCTGTGATCACCTCCGCCGGTTGCAACGCCCTGGACTATGTGCTGCAAAGTCCCCGGGCCGTGTACACCATTGACATGAACCCCCGCCAGAACGCCCTGCTCGAACTCAAGCTGGCCGGCATCCGCGCGCTCGATTATGAAACCTTTTTTCGGATGTTCGGCCAGGGAAAAGTCGCCAACCCCCGCCAAGTTTACGAACAACAATTGCGCCGGCACCTGTCGCCAGTGTCGCAAAAGTATTGGGACCGCTTTCATTACTTTTTTTCCGGACGCGGATTTCGGCCCTCGTTCTATTTTCACGGCACCGCGGGAGCCTTTGCCCGGGGCATGAATTTTTACATCGACCGGTTGGTTCGCTTGCGCGGACCCGTGCAGGACTTGCTCGCCGCCGGATCCGTCGCCGAACAGCGCGACATTTATGAACGCCAAATCAAACCCGTCTTTTGGAGCAAGCCCCTTCGCTGGGCGTTAGGCCGCAACTCAACCCTCAGCATGCTGGGCGTTCCCCCGCCGCAAGTCAAACAAGTCGAAAAGCACTTTGGGGGGATCGCGGGCTTTATGCAATCCTGCGTCGAGGCGGTCTTTGCCGAACTCCCCATCGCGGATAATTATTTTTGGCGGGTCTACCTGACCGGCTCTTATACACCGGACTGTTGCCCCGAATACCTCAAACCCGAAAATTTTGCCAAATTACAGGGGGGACTGGTCGATCGCGTCCGCCCCTACACCGGCACGGTCGAAGAATTTTTGCTGCAACATCCCGAACCCCTCACGCGACTGATCTTGCTGGACCACATGGACTGGCTGAGCACGCACCGCACGGACCTATTGCGCAGCGAATGGCAGGCCATTGTCGAGCGGGCCGCCCCCGGCGCGCGGATTTTGTGGCGCAGCGGCGGGCTGGAAACCCCCTTTGTCGATGAACAAATCGTCCAAGTCCACGGGCGAAATGTCAAAGTGGGCGAGCTCCTCACCTACAATAAACCGCTGGCCGAGGAACTTCACCGCCAAGATCGCGTCCACACCTATGGCTGCTTTAACATCGCCGAACTGGCGGTGTGA